Proteins encoded together in one Planctomycetaceae bacterium window:
- a CDS encoding DUF58 domain-containing protein: MSTAEQYLKPEVIQNIARLDLRAKFIVEGFLTGLHSSPFHGFSVEFSEHHRYNPGDDPKDIDWQVYARTDRFYVKRYQAETNITGYLLMDLSRSMAYTYRQDLTKLDYSICLAAAIAYLMIHQQDPVGLITFDDELRHSLPARSRRSQLGNILAVLQQSKPEGGTNIAKNLRRIASMIRHRGLLMLMTDLLADSDEIIECLRMLRYSGHDIILFHVLDEAEVSFPFSGSVDLHEPESGDRQIVDAAGIRSDYLDALNELRETYRRECFAIGADYVPLDTSMPFDKALMEYLSQRQARF; this comes from the coding sequence ATGTCAACCGCGGAACAGTATCTGAAGCCGGAAGTCATCCAGAACATTGCCCGGCTGGACCTGCGCGCGAAGTTTATCGTGGAAGGATTTCTTACCGGTCTGCACTCCAGTCCCTTTCACGGGTTCAGCGTCGAATTCAGCGAACACCACCGCTACAACCCTGGTGACGATCCCAAGGACATCGACTGGCAGGTGTACGCCCGCACGGATCGTTTCTACGTCAAGCGGTATCAGGCCGAAACGAACATCACCGGCTATCTGCTGATGGACCTGTCACGCAGCATGGCCTACACGTATCGCCAGGATCTGACGAAGCTGGATTATTCCATTTGCCTGGCCGCAGCCATCGCCTACCTGATGATTCACCAGCAGGATCCGGTCGGGCTGATTACGTTTGACGACGAATTGCGTCACAGCCTGCCTGCTCGAAGCCGGCGGTCTCAACTGGGCAACATTCTGGCCGTGCTGCAGCAAAGCAAACCGGAAGGCGGCACCAACATCGCCAAAAACCTGCGGCGCATCGCGTCGATGATCCGGCATCGAGGCCTGTTGATGCTGATGACGGACCTGCTGGCGGACAGCGATGAGATCATCGAATGCCTGAGAATGCTGCGGTATTCCGGCCACGACATCATCCTGTTTCACGTGCTGGATGAAGCGGAAGTCAGTTTTCCGTTTTCCGGAAGTGTCGACCTGCACGAACCGGAAAGCGGCGACCGGCAGATCGTCGACGCCGCCGGCATCCGTTCCGATTACCTGGACGCTCTGAACGAACTGCGCGAAACGTACCGTCGGGAATGCTTTGCGATCGGAGCGGACTATGTTCCCCTGGACACCAGCATGCCGTTCGACAAAGCGCTAATGGAGTACCTGTCGCAGCGTCAGGCTCGGTTTTGA
- a CDS encoding DNA translocase FtsK 4TM domain-containing protein: MFDFERFRNDVLALGLLALVVFVGLSFLSYDPADPPSDLVFPVRRMPTNICGSTGAAVAFYARQVMGFGIWVAMAAVAAWDLQLLSREKSRGHWLHLAGTGLLVVSACTAIHLAMPGLASGSAYGSGGVVGAWTGVGLKEAFSPVGVVILVCCGLLSGWMLSPLWNLTSPGLAIASLPLSATTKALSFVGRIRKPRSAASPDEATNDDGDVPDTISINTLIEAESSAQDSDDPDDDNDDADEDSGSSLKINPPVALTVHRGDDHGEFDRSQREYQLPDLDLLEEPEEFPYELLAKKARLAAATLEKTFEQFGLNIKVSEVDTGPVVTQFELDLEPGLRLNKVTALEDDLAIALRVPSVRVVAPIPGKNTVGVEVPNEKQVTVRLKELLQSCGSQADDMRIPLFFGKDVSGHSLIVDMAKMPHLLIAGRTGTGKSVCLNTLILSMLMTRTPDEVKMLMIDPKMVELSPYKNLPHLMHPVITDMKKAEAVLAWAVDKMEERYDLLAQVGVRHLESYNKLGRREVLSRLGVSELHEEAKSIPDKMPYIVIIADEMADLMMTSGKDVEAHIIRLAQKSRAVGIHLVLATQKPTVDVITGLIKSNLPARVSFQVASKMDSRVVLDEGGAERLLGCGDMLYLAPGTSNLTRAQGTYVSDEETNAVIDFFSDMEPEYSEELQKVVASGSGTAASSGETGPRQYDDLYDDAIDVVVREGRGSCSLLQRCLGIGYGRASRMIDWMAEDGIVGEYNGAQAREVLYSVDQWEEAKARRSDA, encoded by the coding sequence ATGTTCGACTTCGAACGATTCAGAAACGACGTTTTGGCGCTGGGGCTGCTGGCCCTGGTCGTCTTCGTCGGTCTGAGTTTCCTGAGCTACGATCCGGCTGACCCGCCTTCGGATCTGGTGTTTCCGGTTCGCCGCATGCCGACCAACATCTGCGGCAGCACGGGAGCGGCGGTGGCGTTCTATGCTCGCCAGGTCATGGGTTTCGGAATTTGGGTCGCCATGGCCGCAGTCGCAGCCTGGGATCTGCAGCTGCTGTCGCGTGAAAAATCCCGCGGCCACTGGCTGCATCTGGCGGGGACAGGTTTGCTGGTTGTATCGGCCTGCACGGCGATCCACCTGGCAATGCCCGGTCTGGCGTCCGGTTCGGCCTACGGCAGCGGCGGCGTTGTCGGAGCGTGGACGGGCGTCGGCCTGAAGGAAGCGTTCTCACCGGTCGGCGTGGTGATCCTGGTGTGCTGCGGACTGCTGTCCGGCTGGATGCTGTCACCGCTGTGGAACCTGACGTCGCCAGGCCTGGCAATCGCCTCACTGCCACTGTCGGCGACCACGAAAGCCCTTTCGTTTGTCGGCCGAATCCGCAAACCCCGATCGGCTGCGTCGCCGGACGAAGCCACTAACGACGACGGCGACGTGCCCGACACAATCTCCATCAATACACTTATCGAAGCCGAATCGTCAGCGCAGGATTCCGACGACCCTGATGACGACAATGACGATGCGGATGAAGACTCCGGCAGTTCGCTGAAGATCAATCCTCCCGTCGCGCTGACCGTTCATCGGGGCGACGATCACGGGGAATTCGACCGTTCGCAGCGCGAATATCAGCTTCCGGATCTGGACCTGCTGGAGGAACCCGAAGAATTTCCGTACGAACTTCTGGCAAAGAAGGCTCGCCTGGCAGCCGCCACGCTGGAAAAGACGTTCGAACAATTCGGCCTGAACATCAAAGTTTCGGAAGTCGATACCGGGCCGGTGGTGACTCAGTTCGAGCTGGATCTGGAGCCGGGCCTGCGTCTGAACAAGGTCACGGCGCTGGAAGACGACCTGGCGATTGCTCTGCGAGTCCCCTCCGTGCGCGTCGTCGCGCCGATCCCCGGCAAGAACACCGTGGGAGTCGAAGTTCCCAACGAAAAGCAGGTCACCGTTCGTCTGAAGGAATTGCTGCAAAGCTGCGGCAGCCAGGCCGATGACATGCGAATTCCGCTGTTCTTCGGCAAGGACGTCAGCGGACATTCGCTGATTGTCGACATGGCAAAGATGCCGCACCTGCTGATCGCCGGACGAACGGGAACCGGTAAAAGCGTGTGCCTGAACACGCTGATTCTGTCCATGCTGATGACTCGCACACCCGACGAAGTCAAGATGCTGATGATCGACCCGAAGATGGTCGAACTCAGCCCGTACAAGAACCTGCCGCACCTGATGCATCCGGTGATTACCGACATGAAAAAGGCGGAGGCTGTGCTGGCATGGGCTGTCGACAAGATGGAAGAACGCTACGACCTGCTGGCTCAGGTGGGTGTCCGTCATCTTGAAAGCTACAACAAGCTGGGCCGACGGGAAGTGCTCAGCCGGCTGGGCGTCAGCGAGCTTCACGAAGAAGCGAAAAGCATCCCGGACAAGATGCCATACATCGTGATCATCGCCGACGAAATGGCCGATCTGATGATGACCTCCGGCAAGGACGTCGAAGCTCACATCATTCGTCTGGCACAGAAGTCGCGTGCCGTCGGAATTCACCTGGTCCTGGCGACTCAGAAACCCACTGTCGATGTCATTACCGGCCTGATCAAGTCGAACCTTCCCGCCCGAGTTTCGTTCCAGGTCGCCAGCAAGATGGACAGTCGTGTTGTCCTGGACGAAGGCGGCGCCGAACGACTGCTGGGCTGCGGTGACATGCTGTACCTGGCTCCCGGCACCAGCAATCTGACTCGCGCGCAGGGAACGTATGTCAGCGACGAAGAAACCAATGCTGTCATTGACTTCTTCTCCGACATGGAACCGGAATACAGTGAAGAACTGCAGAAAGTCGTCGCCAGCGGCAGCGGCACAGCGGCTTCGTCGGGTGAAACCGGTCCGCGGCAGTATGACGACCTGTATGACGACGCGATCGACGTCGTTGTTCGCGAAGGACGTGGCAGTTGTTCGCTGCTGCAGCGCTGCCTGGGAATCGGCTACGGCCGCGCGTCGCGAATGATCGACTGGATGGCGGAGGACGGAATCGTCGGAGAATACAACGGCGCTCAGGCTCGCGAAGTGCTGTATTCAGTCGACCAGTGGGAAGAAGCCAAAGCCCGGCGATCTGACGCGTAA
- a CDS encoding tetratricopeptide repeat protein, whose product MSNASTTSAARGRRAVSNPAGNAVRLLLVLATVGAGTIAVIGGVSWWQDRPLRSIRAAIDDQDFTVASNLADSFLARYPYDTRALLLKGRCLSELGQHASADHLFQRIARQSNGFPDDSDALRAWSVSLLNLEQWTRAIAIMETLTESFPDDAELLYPLTVARIRLSQYEPALESAERLAKIPGHEQEAAVIIGTIHHDRGNGRSALDAWNTVLASNPDAANLQISPEEFFAMVGEELLDSGFPDRAVEYLERSSARLPTGRTFALLGSARSQIGQQQAAVSAWTESIRHEPANPTAREELANFALQNGNAQEAVDMMKPLMNSSDLSSSSAYVLQRAFTQLNDADQAQRWRLMTDQLREQEKQRGRVSELLRTSRDPFLSTYLRAYQLAQQEKWNDADRILQDLLIQHPEDARVQALAAAVRKRGDLPELADQSTRPDSAPGQTSPPHDSPPKPTSSQ is encoded by the coding sequence ATGTCCAACGCGTCCACAACATCCGCCGCCCGCGGTCGGCGAGCTGTGTCGAATCCGGCGGGCAACGCTGTGCGGCTGCTGCTTGTGCTGGCCACCGTCGGAGCCGGGACGATTGCGGTGATCGGCGGCGTGTCGTGGTGGCAGGATCGACCGCTGCGCAGCATTCGCGCGGCGATCGACGATCAGGACTTCACGGTCGCGTCAAATCTTGCCGACAGTTTTCTGGCCCGGTATCCGTATGACACCCGGGCACTGTTGCTGAAGGGTCGCTGCCTGTCCGAACTCGGTCAGCACGCCAGCGCCGATCATTTGTTTCAGCGAATCGCCCGGCAGTCCAACGGCTTTCCCGATGACAGCGACGCGTTGCGAGCCTGGTCGGTCAGTCTGCTGAATCTGGAACAGTGGACTCGGGCAATTGCCATCATGGAAACACTGACCGAATCCTTTCCCGATGACGCCGAGCTGCTTTACCCCCTGACGGTCGCGCGGATCCGGCTGTCTCAGTATGAACCAGCGCTGGAAAGTGCGGAGCGGCTGGCGAAAATTCCGGGGCATGAACAGGAAGCCGCAGTCATCATCGGCACCATTCATCACGATCGCGGTAACGGTCGATCGGCACTGGACGCCTGGAACACAGTGCTGGCTTCAAACCCCGACGCCGCGAATCTGCAGATTTCTCCCGAAGAATTCTTTGCGATGGTTGGTGAAGAACTGCTCGACAGCGGATTTCCCGACAGAGCGGTTGAGTATCTGGAACGCAGTTCGGCAAGACTTCCGACGGGCCGGACATTCGCGCTGCTCGGTTCCGCGCGATCACAGATCGGTCAGCAACAGGCCGCCGTCAGCGCGTGGACGGAATCCATTCGACACGAACCCGCAAATCCCACGGCTCGCGAAGAACTTGCCAACTTCGCGCTGCAGAACGGGAACGCTCAGGAAGCCGTCGATATGATGAAGCCGCTGATGAATTCATCGGACCTTAGCAGCAGTTCTGCGTACGTGCTGCAGAGAGCGTTCACTCAACTGAACGACGCCGACCAGGCACAGCGATGGCGGCTAATGACCGATCAGTTGCGGGAACAGGAAAAGCAGAGGGGCCGAGTCAGCGAACTGCTGCGGACGTCCCGCGATCCGTTCCTGTCGACGTATCTTCGAGCCTACCAGTTGGCTCAGCAGGAAAAATGGAATGACGCCGATCGCATTCTTCAGGATCTGCTGATACAGCATCCGGAGGACGCTCGCGTGCAGGCGCTGGCCGCAGCCGTCCGAAAACGCGGCGACTTGCCGGAGTTGGCCGATCAGAGCACCCGACCGGACTCGGCGCCGGGGCAGACTTCACCGCCACACGATTCCCCGCCGAAGCCGACGAGTTCCCAGTGA
- a CDS encoding DUF1559 domain-containing protein produces MKIPRRGRLGFTLIELLVVIAIIAILIALLLPAVQQAREAARRTQCKNNLKQIGLAQHNYHDTYNMFPITVGWNNTPDERKGQFSDKVAMLPYLDRGPEFNLRDESLRPYEPSGWHGSDNVTAFGGTIPIFNCPSAPREHAIPAHNRTAFTYAVNWGVMRYNGRGRQGNHNGIGFYAGAGIESDPPVDFGKIPDGSSNTAAYAEFVHSPGAAGTGASTDPMIKKFQLYQWAADVPTHIELRNSCLANAAAGDLGNNNDTWRQSVKGSSWSWSFIGVGNGYTHTMLPNEPSCAVMFGGTDWGGDSMMSASSMHTGGVQILLADGSARFISQNIDQTVWWGLGTRNGSETLGEF; encoded by the coding sequence ATGAAAATTCCGCGACGGGGTCGGTTGGGATTCACCCTGATCGAATTGCTGGTGGTGATCGCCATCATCGCAATTCTGATCGCATTGCTGCTGCCCGCTGTGCAGCAGGCACGTGAGGCGGCTCGCCGCACTCAGTGCAAGAACAACCTGAAACAAATCGGGCTGGCACAGCACAACTACCATGATACGTACAACATGTTCCCGATCACTGTTGGCTGGAACAACACGCCCGATGAACGCAAAGGGCAGTTCTCCGACAAGGTGGCGATGCTGCCGTATCTGGATCGCGGACCGGAATTCAACCTGCGAGACGAATCTTTGCGTCCCTACGAACCCTCAGGCTGGCACGGCAGTGACAACGTGACAGCTTTCGGCGGCACGATTCCGATCTTCAACTGCCCGTCGGCTCCGCGGGAACACGCGATTCCTGCCCACAACCGGACTGCGTTCACCTACGCCGTCAACTGGGGCGTGATGCGATATAACGGTCGCGGACGACAGGGGAATCACAACGGTATCGGCTTCTACGCGGGTGCCGGGATTGAATCTGACCCTCCGGTCGACTTCGGAAAGATCCCCGATGGTTCTTCGAACACGGCTGCCTACGCGGAATTTGTCCACTCTCCGGGAGCTGCCGGAACCGGGGCTTCCACGGATCCGATGATCAAGAAATTCCAGCTCTATCAATGGGCGGCGGACGTCCCGACGCATATTGAACTGCGAAATTCCTGCCTGGCAAATGCGGCCGCAGGCGACCTTGGTAACAACAACGACACCTGGCGTCAGTCCGTCAAGGGGTCCTCATGGTCATGGTCGTTCATCGGCGTCGGCAACGGGTACACTCACACCATGCTGCCCAACGAACCGTCCTGTGCTGTGATGTTTGGAGGAACGGACTGGGGTGGAGACTCCATGATGTCCGCCAGCAGTATGCACACCGGCGGCGTTCAGATTCTGCTGGCCGACGGAAGTGCTCGCTTCATCTCCCAGAACATCGACCAGACTGTCTGGTGGGGTCTCGGAACACGAAACGGAAGCGAAACTCTGGGCGAATTCTAA
- the larB gene encoding nickel pincer cofactor biosynthesis protein LarB yields the protein MLPDHDQLRSTLAAYITDSDSREAAAAAIARMWQTATVDGAVLDLGRQARCGFPEVIYGEGKSATLIIEILKRQAAAGQAGFVTRVNPDVAAKIQAAFPDSRYNEIARTIRLSDSEQFAKSPAAASPPVVVITAGSTDLPVAEEAVETLRWMNVACELIQDVGVAGPQRLLQQVDRLRDLAAVVVVAGMEAALPSVVGGFVNCPVIGVPTSVGYGASLNGITAMLSMLTCCASNVVTVNIDAGFRGGYVAGMIAKGQSTATQVMGKANGFPRSAAASDTR from the coding sequence ATGCTTCCTGACCACGATCAGCTCCGCAGCACGCTTGCCGCGTACATCACGGATTCGGACTCGCGCGAAGCCGCGGCCGCCGCGATCGCCCGAATGTGGCAAACCGCGACCGTCGACGGAGCCGTGCTGGATCTGGGGAGACAGGCGCGTTGCGGGTTCCCGGAAGTCATCTACGGTGAAGGCAAGTCCGCGACGCTGATCATCGAGATCCTGAAACGCCAGGCGGCCGCCGGACAGGCGGGCTTTGTGACTCGCGTGAATCCCGACGTCGCCGCGAAAATCCAGGCCGCGTTCCCGGATTCCCGCTACAACGAAATCGCCCGCACGATCCGGTTGTCCGACTCGGAACAATTCGCGAAGTCTCCCGCCGCCGCGAGTCCCCCGGTCGTCGTGATCACGGCGGGAAGTACTGATTTGCCCGTCGCTGAAGAAGCCGTGGAGACACTGCGCTGGATGAACGTTGCGTGCGAACTGATTCAGGACGTGGGAGTCGCCGGGCCGCAGCGGCTTCTGCAACAGGTGGATCGCCTGAGAGATCTGGCCGCAGTCGTCGTCGTCGCCGGGATGGAAGCCGCCCTGCCGTCCGTGGTCGGCGGGTTTGTGAACTGTCCGGTGATTGGTGTGCCGACATCGGTGGGCTACGGAGCTTCTCTGAACGGAATCACCGCGATGCTGTCCATGCTGACGTGCTGTGCTTCGAATGTCGTGACCGTCAATATCGACGCCGGTTTTCGCGGCGGCTACGTCGCGGGAATGATCGCGAAAGGGCAGTCGACAGCGACCCAGGTGATGGGCAAGGCAAACGGCTTTCCGCGCAGCGCGGCGGCGTCGGATACAAGGTGA
- a CDS encoding VWA domain-containing protein — MSSIPASSTQHATSASDADYGHAAWDLLYDMPAWGISLVVHVALLVVMMSFGIVIVVERELDLTTTIEPEEIEQQEFVIATEVTEEIGSKSDLNILGPSMAAAQQTGFDNHREKIEQLDEQIVNPRLQVFETLATPNEAELVEPVDLTGTTEHAGGTQGAIDRIVQEIAASLRERKTLVVWLFDESISLEQRRDAVTQRFEGIYNQLNSLDVDAAGALRTGIIGYGSDIHILQKEPTADVDQLVSVVRSIKSDVTGREMVFNAVDRAVRTFLPDKKKMRANMMLIIVTDERGDDMQGLEEVVRRCSREGVKAYCIGNSAVFGRKKGNVYVKWTADDGEQFDGLLPADQGPETLLSEGLPIPFWTSRAGDLLSMSSGYGPYALSRLCSETGGIYFIADDTPGRKFDEGIMRRYSPDYRPQREYERQLASNRAKAALVQAAAVFERDELDLNGDDVVDERDIPVPGRSFQANNDTVLRQQITEAQKPLATFDYHLQELQNLLEAGENHREKLDTDRWRASYDLALGRVLAMRVRAYGYNAMLAEMKSSPRPFQTAGSNQWRLEPSDDVDAGAAVRRVHKKALDYLNRVIDEHPGTPWAFLAQVELSEPLGWKWVEATMQIAENNMADNSNQPVFAPEEEQRRQQERQRQLKKQATRPQI, encoded by the coding sequence GTGAGTTCCATTCCGGCCAGTTCCACGCAGCATGCGACGTCGGCGTCCGACGCTGACTACGGTCACGCTGCCTGGGATCTGCTGTACGACATGCCGGCATGGGGGATTTCGCTGGTTGTGCATGTTGCACTGCTGGTCGTGATGATGAGCTTCGGTATCGTCATCGTCGTCGAACGGGAGCTGGACCTGACGACAACCATCGAGCCGGAAGAAATCGAGCAGCAGGAATTTGTGATCGCCACCGAAGTCACGGAAGAAATCGGCAGCAAGAGCGATTTGAACATTCTCGGGCCGTCCATGGCAGCGGCTCAGCAGACCGGATTCGACAACCACCGCGAAAAGATCGAACAACTGGATGAGCAGATCGTGAACCCGCGTCTGCAGGTGTTCGAAACGCTGGCGACTCCCAACGAAGCCGAACTTGTCGAACCGGTCGACCTGACCGGCACCACCGAACACGCCGGCGGAACTCAGGGCGCCATCGACCGCATCGTTCAGGAAATCGCGGCGTCGCTGCGGGAACGCAAGACGCTGGTGGTGTGGCTGTTCGACGAATCCATTTCGCTAGAACAGCGCCGCGATGCCGTCACACAGCGTTTCGAAGGCATCTACAACCAGTTGAACAGTCTGGACGTTGACGCGGCCGGAGCACTGCGAACCGGCATCATCGGCTACGGCTCCGACATTCACATTCTGCAAAAGGAACCCACAGCCGACGTTGACCAGCTTGTCAGCGTTGTGCGCAGCATCAAGAGCGATGTGACCGGCAGGGAAATGGTGTTCAACGCCGTCGACCGGGCTGTCCGAACATTCCTGCCCGACAAGAAGAAGATGCGGGCCAACATGATGCTGATCATCGTCACCGACGAACGCGGCGACGATATGCAGGGACTGGAAGAAGTTGTTCGTCGATGCAGCCGGGAAGGCGTGAAGGCGTACTGCATCGGAAACTCCGCAGTGTTTGGACGCAAAAAGGGGAATGTCTACGTCAAGTGGACAGCGGACGACGGTGAACAATTCGACGGATTGCTGCCTGCCGATCAGGGTCCGGAAACCCTTTTATCGGAAGGTCTGCCGATTCCATTCTGGACGTCGCGAGCCGGAGACTTGCTTTCAATGTCCTCCGGTTATGGTCCGTATGCGTTGTCGCGGCTGTGTTCAGAAACCGGGGGCATCTATTTCATCGCCGATGACACTCCCGGCCGCAAGTTTGATGAAGGTATCATGCGCCGATATTCCCCGGACTATCGGCCTCAAAGAGAGTACGAGCGACAACTTGCAAGCAACCGTGCCAAAGCGGCACTGGTCCAGGCCGCAGCCGTCTTCGAACGTGACGAGTTGGACTTGAACGGTGACGATGTCGTCGACGAACGCGACATTCCCGTTCCCGGACGCAGTTTTCAGGCCAACAACGATACCGTTCTCCGGCAGCAGATCACGGAAGCACAGAAACCGCTGGCGACATTTGATTATCACCTTCAGGAACTACAGAACCTGCTGGAAGCCGGCGAAAATCATCGCGAGAAGCTCGACACGGATCGCTGGCGAGCCAGCTACGATCTGGCTCTGGGCCGTGTGCTGGCGATGCGAGTTCGCGCCTATGGCTACAACGCCATGCTGGCGGAAATGAAGTCCAGCCCGCGGCCGTTTCAGACTGCCGGAAGTAATCAGTGGAGACTGGAACCTTCGGATGACGTTGATGCGGGTGCCGCCGTTCGCCGAGTCCACAAGAAGGCGCTGGATTATCTGAACCGCGTGATTGACGAACACCCCGGTACGCCGTGGGCCTTTCTGGCTCAGGTCGAACTCAGCGAACCGCTTGGCTGGAAATGGGTGGAAGCCACGATGCAGATCGCGGAAAACAACATGGCTGACAACAGCAATCAGCCCGTGTTCGCACCCGAAGAGGAACAGCGGCGCCAGCAGGAACGCCAGCGGCAACTGAAGAAGCAGGCTACGCGTCCTCAGATCTGA
- a CDS encoding very short patch repair endonuclease, which produces MHSPQQRSFNMSRIRDRDTRPEMIVRSLVHRMGYRFRLHRKDLPGKPDLVLPRHRKVIFVHGCFWHRHRCRYGRVAPKSNAAFWQEKRNGNVLRDRRNIRSLRRDGWQVLVIWECWTRHPEDQVIPRLTEFLADE; this is translated from the coding sequence GTGCATTCCCCGCAGCAGCGATCATTCAACATGTCGCGAATTCGCGACCGGGATACTCGGCCGGAAATGATCGTCAGGTCACTCGTCCACCGGATGGGCTATCGATTTCGGCTGCATCGAAAAGACCTGCCCGGCAAACCGGATCTCGTCCTGCCTCGGCACCGCAAAGTGATCTTTGTTCACGGCTGTTTCTGGCACCGCCACCGCTGCCGCTACGGTCGAGTCGCTCCGAAATCCAACGCCGCGTTCTGGCAGGAAAAACGCAACGGCAATGTCCTGCGAGATCGACGGAACATCCGAAGTCTGCGCCGCGACGGCTGGCAGGTGCTGGTGATCTGGGAATGCTGGACCCGACATCCCGAAGATCAGGTAATCCCGCGGCTGACCGAGTTTCTGGCGGACGAATGA
- a CDS encoding CRTAC1 family protein codes for MLDRSVRASVAGVIVAGVIAGCEPEAPVTLPPDASATIPAASSSNGPLPATSTNPAGHTASGGSAAGTIRLVEVPPAESGVDFLHVSGDSEEKPFPAANGSGGGAIDVDQDGLFDLYFATGAPFPLTSTEASPSNRCYRNLGDWKFQEITAEAGLTFRGYSAGVAVADFDSDGFPDLYVTCFGENQWFRNLGDGTFENAPISPGGNFSTSAAWLDYNGDGLVDLYVGNYGHWSFEENQYCGDRSRGVRIFCSPNSLEPEPDRLLQNLGDGTFLDATSAAGVDQVTGRAQGVLATDVNADGNTDLYIGNDIHPNFLFLNDGDGHFADATELSGAAYDGRGQMQAGMGVASADINHDGRLDLFVTNFEGEQNTLYLQSAPDTFYDASNMLGLAPDSKPWVGWGTAFVDFNLDGWKDVIVTNGHVDNNLPQMGRDVPYEQPALVWQNNEGRFRCLADSAGSWFRVSHPGRGLITADLDNDGDTDIVVTQQDQHPALLRNDSPEFDRSARNSVTLRLIGRESNRDAIGTRIEITSAETPRVECIQNGGSYLSAHDSRLIIPVDPSGTADLKILWPSGAQSMVIGLKASQNYAVIEPSTTEPASISHSPAALPTGKVNRDFNK; via the coding sequence ATGCTGGACCGTAGCGTGCGGGCATCCGTCGCCGGTGTGATCGTCGCCGGTGTGATCGCCGGATGCGAACCGGAAGCGCCGGTAACGTTGCCGCCGGATGCATCAGCAACCATCCCGGCAGCGTCGTCATCGAACGGTCCGCTGCCTGCGACCTCCACGAATCCCGCAGGCCATACCGCATCGGGCGGGTCCGCGGCGGGAACGATTCGGCTCGTCGAAGTGCCGCCGGCGGAGAGCGGAGTTGACTTTCTGCATGTCAGCGGGGATTCGGAAGAGAAGCCGTTCCCGGCCGCCAACGGCAGTGGAGGCGGTGCCATCGATGTCGATCAGGACGGCCTGTTCGATCTGTACTTCGCCACGGGTGCTCCGTTTCCGCTGACGTCGACGGAAGCGTCGCCGTCGAACCGCTGTTATCGAAATCTCGGCGACTGGAAATTTCAGGAGATCACCGCCGAAGCCGGTTTGACGTTTCGCGGATACAGCGCCGGCGTCGCCGTCGCGGATTTCGACAGCGACGGGTTCCCGGACCTGTACGTCACTTGTTTCGGAGAAAACCAGTGGTTCCGCAATCTCGGCGACGGAACGTTCGAAAACGCACCGATTTCGCCGGGCGGCAACTTTTCGACCAGTGCCGCATGGCTCGACTACAACGGTGACGGCCTGGTCGACCTTTATGTCGGAAACTACGGCCACTGGTCCTTTGAAGAAAACCAATATTGTGGAGATCGGTCACGCGGAGTTCGAATTTTCTGCAGCCCGAACTCACTGGAACCGGAGCCGGACCGGTTGCTGCAGAATCTGGGCGACGGGACGTTTCTGGATGCCACGTCCGCGGCCGGTGTCGATCAGGTCACCGGCCGAGCTCAGGGAGTCCTGGCAACGGACGTCAACGCCGACGGCAATACCGACCTGTACATCGGCAACGATATCCATCCCAACTTTCTGTTTCTGAACGACGGCGACGGACACTTCGCCGACGCGACGGAATTGTCCGGCGCCGCGTACGACGGCCGCGGCCAGATGCAGGCCGGTATGGGAGTCGCCAGCGCCGACATCAATCACGACGGACGCCTGGATCTGTTCGTCACCAACTTCGAAGGCGAACAGAATACGCTGTACCTGCAGTCGGCGCCCGACACATTCTACGACGCGTCAAACATGCTGGGGCTCGCGCCGGATTCGAAGCCCTGGGTCGGCTGGGGCACCGCCTTTGTCGACTTCAATCTTGATGGCTGGAAGGACGTGATCGTCACCAATGGCCACGTCGACAACAATCTTCCGCAGATGGGACGCGACGTGCCGTACGAACAGCCGGCACTTGTCTGGCAGAACAATGAAGGCAGGTTCCGCTGCCTGGCAGACTCCGCCGGTTCGTGGTTCCGAGTATCTCACCCCGGCCGCGGGTTGATTACCGCCGACCTGGACAACGACGGCGACACGGACATCGTCGTCACGCAGCAGGACCAGCATCCGGCTCTGTTGAGAAACGATTCGCCGGAATTCGATCGCTCAGCGCGGAATTCCGTGACGCTGCGGCTGATTGGTCGCGAAAGCAACCGGGACGCCATCGGAACCCGAATCGAAATCACATCAGCCGAAACACCGCGTGTGGAATGCATCCAGAACGGAGGCAGCTATCTGTCGGCACACGATTCCCGCCTGATCATTCCAGTCGACCCGTCCGGGACCGCGGACCTGAAGATTCTGTGGCCGTCCGGGGCTCAAAGCATGGTAATTGGACTGAAGGCATCGCAGAATTACGCCGTTATCGAACCTTCAACGACCGAACCGGCATCGATCAGTCATTCACCGGCAGCGTTGCCCACCGGAAAGGTGAACCGTGACTTCAACAAATAG